A part of Synechococcus sp. KORDI-49 genomic DNA contains:
- the glyQ gene encoding glycine--tRNA ligase subunit alpha, whose protein sequence is MHFQDIISTLNRFWADQGCLLLQPYDTEKGAGTMSPHTVLRAIGPEPWAVAYPEPCRRPTDGRYGDNPNRAQHYFQYQVLIKPSPDGIQETYLASLEALGIQAADHDIRFVEDNWESPTLGAWGVGWEVWLDGMEVTQFTYFQQCGGIDCKPVSIEITYGLERLAMYLQDVESIWDLSWNASRSYGDIWLPFEKGQCQFNFEGSDPERLKQLFAIYEAEASDLIEQQLPAPALDFVLKCSHTFNLLEARGVISVTERTATIGRIRNLARKVAEAWLAEREALGFPLLSEAKASETVPVA, encoded by the coding sequence GTGCACTTCCAGGACATCATCAGCACCCTCAACCGCTTCTGGGCAGACCAGGGCTGCCTGTTGCTGCAGCCCTATGACACCGAAAAGGGGGCGGGCACCATGAGTCCGCACACGGTGCTGAGGGCCATCGGTCCTGAACCCTGGGCCGTGGCCTACCCGGAGCCCTGCCGACGTCCCACCGACGGCCGCTACGGCGATAACCCCAACCGCGCCCAGCACTACTTCCAATACCAGGTGCTGATCAAGCCATCTCCCGATGGCATTCAGGAGACCTACCTCGCCTCCCTGGAGGCCCTTGGCATTCAGGCGGCCGATCACGACATTCGTTTCGTCGAGGACAACTGGGAATCCCCCACCCTCGGGGCCTGGGGTGTGGGGTGGGAGGTGTGGCTGGATGGCATGGAGGTCACCCAGTTCACCTATTTCCAGCAATGCGGCGGCATCGACTGCAAACCGGTGTCGATCGAAATCACCTACGGCCTCGAGCGGCTGGCGATGTACCTGCAGGACGTGGAAAGCATCTGGGATCTGAGCTGGAATGCCTCGCGCAGCTATGGCGACATCTGGCTGCCCTTCGAGAAAGGTCAGTGCCAATTCAATTTCGAGGGGTCTGACCCTGAACGGCTCAAGCAGCTCTTCGCCATCTATGAGGCCGAAGCCTCTGATCTGATCGAGCAGCAGCTGCCCGCACCGGCACTGGACTTCGTGCTCAAGTGCAGCCACACCTTCAACCTGCTCGAGGCCCGCGGCGTGATCTCGGTGACCGAACGCACGGCCACCATCGGTCGGATCCGCAACCTGGCACGCAAGGTGGCGGAAGCCTGGTTGGCGGAACGGGAAGCTCTCGGGTTCCCTCTGCTGAGCGAGGCCAAAGCGTCCGAGACGGTGCCTGTGGCCTAG
- a CDS encoding site-specific integrase, with amino-acid sequence MPFTDSDLRALKPQAKQYRVATGNGLFVVVYPNGSKYFVWGYRFPPGRGGQQRWHHIGVYGRGSGQWTLKAARDEKDRLDLMRKEGQDPRAVKADAKRAVEKQTVVPNLKAVAEDYLERSRNRQSTVNDYRNMLFNQVLPVLGEESPVNRFEWDKGGRQKVLDLKKGIEARGSLYQSDKCLMVMRSMFEHAIDNGWMQPPNPALGSKGAKSKHEPKHHPTLEWNQLPDFFDALQRNDPKGSFVVVSAVKVLFLTFLRVNSLAGLRWDELDEKKGIWTVPASRMKNNKDHHVPLTNQILDVLEDLRTLNGHQDYAFFTGRTGKHPYMNPSSINAHLIKLGYKGILVGHGVRAIPLTAGQEVLGFAPEVIQRQMAHSIGDKVRQAYDRSKMMEERKAFMVAWCDALSDQGLIT; translated from the coding sequence ATGCCTTTCACCGACAGCGATTTAAGGGCGTTAAAACCGCAAGCGAAGCAATATCGCGTTGCGACTGGGAATGGTCTGTTTGTAGTCGTCTATCCGAACGGCAGCAAGTACTTCGTCTGGGGATATCGGTTCCCACCTGGTCGTGGTGGTCAGCAGAGGTGGCACCACATCGGTGTGTATGGACGTGGTTCAGGGCAATGGACCCTCAAGGCAGCACGGGATGAAAAGGACCGTCTGGACCTGATGAGGAAGGAGGGGCAAGACCCCAGGGCAGTGAAGGCAGATGCCAAGAGAGCAGTCGAGAAGCAAACAGTTGTTCCCAACCTCAAGGCGGTCGCTGAGGACTACCTAGAGCGTTCACGGAATCGCCAATCAACCGTGAACGACTACCGCAACATGCTGTTCAACCAGGTTTTGCCTGTTCTGGGTGAGGAGTCACCTGTGAACCGCTTTGAGTGGGACAAAGGCGGCAGACAGAAAGTCCTGGATCTGAAGAAGGGGATAGAGGCAAGAGGGTCGCTCTATCAGTCCGACAAGTGCCTCATGGTGATGAGGTCGATGTTTGAGCACGCCATCGACAACGGGTGGATGCAACCACCGAACCCAGCACTGGGGTCGAAGGGTGCCAAGTCGAAGCACGAACCCAAGCACCACCCAACTCTGGAGTGGAACCAGTTGCCTGACTTCTTTGACGCTCTGCAGAGGAACGATCCAAAGGGTTCGTTCGTTGTGGTGTCAGCGGTCAAGGTCCTGTTCCTCACTTTTCTGAGGGTGAACTCCTTGGCAGGTTTGAGGTGGGATGAGTTGGATGAGAAGAAAGGAATCTGGACTGTCCCTGCTTCACGGATGAAGAACAACAAGGACCATCACGTCCCACTGACCAATCAAATCCTTGACGTTCTGGAGGACCTCAGGACGCTGAACGGACATCAGGACTACGCGTTCTTCACAGGCAGAACGGGGAAGCACCCCTACATGAACCCTTCATCGATCAATGCCCACCTGATCAAGTTGGGATACAAGGGGATCCTTGTCGGGCATGGAGTGCGAGCAATTCCACTGACGGCAGGTCAAGAGGTGCTGGGATTTGCTCCTGAAGTCATTCAGAGGCAGATGGCGCACAGTATTGGCGACAAGGTTCGACAGGCATATGACCGATCGAAAATGATGGAAGAGAGAAAGGCATTCATGGTTGCTTGGTGCGATGCACTTTCTGATCAAGGGTTAATCACATAA
- a CDS encoding ComEC/Rec2 family competence protein: MTRSWPVCSIALMLFLLLLLRGLIWGAPQPGGQDPSAVIRSGSREPRVLVGRVLADARQFDPGCSVLLQVQRLDGQRRHGRTELQWRQCGLSLQQGWRVRAVGDLTPPDQGAHPLLPGAAERLASRGSWSQLRVSQLEVLERPWTPLADARRSIARGMQQLAGPERGGLLAALVLGGAQVQLPESLRQSFRVAGLSHALAASGFHLSVLLGAALSLGRLLPRSGRLAVAALALAGFLMLAGPQPSVVRAVLMGGIALLIRESGERSRGFGVLLLTLNGMLLLHPAWARSIGFQLSAAATAGLMLTAPRLEQALVRRLPRRCRWLAPALSVPLAAMAWTLPLQLLHFGSTPLYALPANLLAAPLLAPLTLSAIALALGVLVLPTGFLQLLCWPVQQLAGVLIVLVNWISSWPAAQLLTGRPQLWLVLLLAAAFLPWLMPAPNRVRLAAVLLLPVVVCLHAGMQLADGLVFVHRHGRHWLLARHRGRAALVVSHADKSSCRMARRLMDGYGHQRLDWLLLLDPVPSAGVSCWQGLARHVSAMQQGQPALAPGQRLISAGLSVELLAHRGEPLLLRIGRQRWQVLLRPQSLWSLQDADVLSTGITGTWLGFRPSSQQRRWLMAHGGSLKVAD, translated from the coding sequence CTGACCCGTTCATGGCCTGTCTGCAGCATCGCTCTGATGCTGTTTCTGCTGCTTCTGCTGCGCGGTCTGATCTGGGGAGCTCCGCAGCCCGGTGGACAGGATCCCTCCGCGGTGATCCGCAGCGGCTCGCGTGAACCCCGGGTCCTCGTCGGGCGGGTGCTGGCGGATGCGCGGCAGTTCGATCCAGGCTGTTCCGTGTTGCTTCAGGTGCAGCGGCTCGATGGCCAGCGCCGGCACGGGCGCACGGAGCTGCAGTGGCGGCAGTGCGGGCTTTCTCTCCAGCAGGGTTGGCGCGTGCGTGCCGTCGGAGACTTGACGCCACCTGATCAGGGGGCTCATCCCCTCCTCCCGGGAGCAGCGGAGCGGCTGGCATCCCGTGGCAGCTGGAGTCAGCTCAGGGTGTCACAGCTGGAGGTTCTCGAGCGTCCGTGGACGCCACTGGCGGATGCCCGTCGCTCGATCGCGCGGGGGATGCAGCAGCTGGCCGGCCCCGAACGGGGCGGACTGCTGGCGGCGCTGGTGCTCGGGGGTGCTCAGGTGCAGCTGCCGGAATCCCTGCGTCAGTCCTTTCGGGTGGCTGGCCTGTCTCATGCCCTGGCCGCTTCTGGATTTCACCTGTCCGTTCTGCTCGGGGCAGCACTGTCGCTCGGTCGGTTGTTGCCGCGATCGGGTCGACTCGCTGTAGCGGCCCTGGCGCTGGCGGGCTTCCTGATGCTGGCCGGGCCTCAACCTTCGGTGGTCCGGGCGGTGCTGATGGGAGGGATCGCTCTGCTGATCCGGGAATCCGGGGAACGCAGCCGGGGCTTCGGGGTGCTGTTGCTCACGCTCAACGGGATGCTGCTGTTGCATCCGGCCTGGGCCCGCTCGATCGGCTTTCAGCTCAGTGCAGCGGCCACGGCCGGTCTGATGCTCACGGCGCCTCGACTGGAACAGGCTCTGGTGCGGCGGCTGCCACGGCGATGCCGCTGGCTGGCGCCGGCACTGTCCGTTCCTCTGGCGGCGATGGCCTGGACGCTGCCGCTGCAGTTGCTGCATTTCGGCTCGACCCCGCTGTATGCCCTGCCGGCCAATCTGCTGGCGGCACCATTGCTGGCTCCGCTGACGCTCTCCGCCATCGCCCTGGCCCTGGGAGTGCTGGTGCTTCCAACTGGCTTTCTGCAGCTGCTGTGCTGGCCGGTCCAGCAGCTCGCCGGAGTGCTGATCGTGCTGGTGAACTGGATCAGCAGCTGGCCCGCCGCTCAGCTGCTCACCGGCCGGCCGCAGCTCTGGCTGGTGCTGCTGCTGGCCGCTGCCTTTCTGCCCTGGTTGATGCCGGCCCCGAACCGGGTCCGACTGGCTGCAGTGCTGCTGTTGCCCGTCGTTGTTTGTTTGCACGCCGGCATGCAGCTGGCGGATGGGCTGGTCTTTGTCCATCGCCATGGCCGGCACTGGCTGCTGGCCCGCCACCGCGGACGAGCTGCGCTGGTGGTCAGCCATGCAGACAAGTCCAGCTGCCGCATGGCCCGCCGCCTCATGGATGGTTACGGCCACCAACGGCTGGACTGGCTGCTTTTGCTGGATCCGGTTCCCTCCGCTGGGGTCAGCTGCTGGCAGGGCCTGGCCCGGCACGTTTCGGCCATGCAGCAGGGCCAGCCAGCTCTGGCTCCGGGGCAACGGCTCATCAGTGCAGGACTGTCGGTGGAGCTGCTCGCGCATCGCGGTGAGCCACTGCTGCTTCGGATCGGCCGTCAGCGCTGGCAGGTGCTGCTCCGCCCTCAGTCCCTCTGGTCGCTGCAGGACGCTGACGTCCTCAGCACCGGCATCACCGGCACCTGGCTGGGATTCCGCCCTTCATCTCAGCAACGCCGCTGGCTGATGGCCCATGGAGGCAGCCTGAAGGTCGCCGACTAA